The DNA sequence CAACAGCTCCTTCACGATCGAGCTCAGCGCAAACCCTTGCTATGTCAAATTCGACGATCAGCTCGTCTTCTACGACACGATCATCAAGGGGAAACTCGGATACGGCAAAGTCAGTGGAGTTTCAGGCATCATGGCCAAGAAATTCTTCCTCTGGGTATCCGTCACCGGCATGGAAGTCGACCAGGAAAACGATATGGTCAAATTTTACGTCGGAGCTCTGTCCAAGAAGCTGCCTGCTGCGGATTTTAAGGACGTTCCTAGCTGCAAATCGACAGGGCTGCGCGATGCATTTTCGATGGCAGCTTCGATTTGAGGTGAATTTGGTGTTTTCTTGCTCGTGAACTGTTTCGATTTTTTAATCTTGACCTTAATTGATCTGTTTCGTTGACTGAAATTTGTTGTTTCGATTGCTTGATGAGTGTGAATTTCGTTGAGAATgttagttttcaattttcataggCATTGTTCTTATTTTCCTGATTTTCAGCTGAGTTTGTTGGATTTTAGTTTTCTTATTATCTCTCACTATCAAATTGAGTTCTAATTGACTGGTTTAGCATTGTTCTTATTTTCCTGATTTTCAGCTGTgtttgttggatattttaattctattattatttctcactagaaaattatcaaattgagTCCTAATTGACTGGTTTAAGGACTTGATTAACTGTAgttgaaaattaagaaagtgAGAACAATTAGCTGATATAAGTAAAAGTTGATTGCATTCAAGAAATCTAACTAACCTTAGAAACTGCtgcaatttcattttctaaatgtGTTGTTGCTGGTAATTTTGGTTTCTTGACTAATATAGGGTCCCAAAATTAGTCATGGTATTAGATTTTTTACTAGTTGCTAGGTAAATACGGTTGAACCATGGCCGAATTTAGATCAAAGTAGTCTAGTTTTTCACAGTGGTGAATGCTTTGTTATAAGTCAAAATCTTGCCACTAGATAAATGGAACTGGACcgattaagaaattgattaaCTTAATAGCTGGTCGGTTATGACCGACCGATTATATAGTTAACTACCAATTTCTTAATTGATTGAGCTCCGGTTATCTATCAGGGTTGCTATTTGATTCGGTTACTGGCTAAATTGGTTCGGTTATTTCCAAACCCTGGTCATAGGCCATACATAATTTTGCCCCTGGATTTGAATATTATGCTAAAGTCAAATGGGGTGAGAATATTTCAAGTTATGTGAAATGCGTGGGACTTTGGCTGAGAACGGTGAACTCTGGATTGGGTACTAAGGTGTGTGCCACAGGTGAAGGTTGATTAAGAGAAGCCTCGATTTGGTATATGAACTTCTTCTGCAAAAACTCGTATTAGGGGGATCACAGTCAACTATGCATGTATCTTTGTATCTAATGGTTTTTCATAGGTAAATTCGATGCTACATCCAATGCAGTGTGCAAATACAAGTAGAAAATGTTGACAGGAGTTGCTTGTGTTCAAAAATGTTATGACTGCATTGTTTATTGCCTATCTACACTCTCCAATTATGTACTGTATATAACAATGTAGATAAAACCATTTGTGTATTTTTCTTTCCCATTTTGCTCCTAATACCCATTTGCctacactcttaaaatgaagACACACGAGTAGTGTTGGACTCACCATTGTGAACGCTTAATTGTGCAGGACTCATTGCGGACAGATACTCTCTCTTGGACTAAGATTGAACCACTATTAGTTGTGTGCATTTTCCTCTTTCTGTCTGTGTATCCCACTTTGCATTGTTATGCTGTAATAAAATTCGAGATTGTTCAAGTGTATATGCTGACTTGAAGAATAACTAGGCAATGAATTTCTCTTCTTCATCCA is a window from the Salvia hispanica cultivar TCC Black 2014 chromosome 1, UniMelb_Shisp_WGS_1.0, whole genome shotgun sequence genome containing:
- the LOC125202362 gene encoding uncharacterized protein LOC125202362, with amino-acid sequence MAFSHFTIAFFSLIFLASASLSLSTADVHDLLPHFNLPKGIIPREIKSYSLSNTNSSFTIELSANPCYVKFDDQLVFYDTIIKGKLGYGKVSGVSGIMAKKFFLWVSVTGMEVDQENDMVKFYVGALSKKLPAADFKDVPSCKSTGLRDAFSMAASI